The following coding sequences are from one Oncorhynchus nerka isolate Pitt River unplaced genomic scaffold, Oner_Uvic_2.0 unplaced_scaffold_17___fragment_2___debris, whole genome shotgun sequence window:
- the linc.pou2af1 gene encoding colorectal cancer associated 2 isoform X1 — MSDKPKVYQGVRVKTTVKELLQQQRALQTAIKTVRMKSQSLASQDVCVSSSLPGHYFDYFPQEMNSNGSFQPRAFPDSNVQMESFDNQQLISMMMPNETYSSGIMYPATSTKLWPQENHSLNMDYCVNGMAPSSPSGSLNMSSPVDYNSYSPQESYSSSCYNSPNRMDSSYGFVPEHYHYQHCNLQHCYCLSHWSGTQESISTPEYAIYGTTDCAHASPVDANYFRRELSSSEMCYL, encoded by the exons ATGTCTG ATAAGCCAAAGGTGTACCAGGGCGTGCGGGTGAAGACAACTGTTAAAGAGTTGCTGCAACAGCAGAGAGCTCTCCAGACAGCAATTAAAACCGTTAGAATG AAATCCCAGAGCTTGGCGAGTCAGGATGTTTGCGTCTCCTCCTCCTTGCCAG GCCATTATTTTGATTATTTCCCTCAAGAGATGAATTCCAACGGCAGCTTTCAGCCGCGGGCCTTTCCAGACAGCAACGTTCAGATGGAAAGCTTCGATAATCAACAATTGATAAGCATGATGATGCCCAACGAGACCTACAGCAGTGGTATTATGTATCCCGCTACTTCAACAAAACTTTGGCCCCAGGAAAATCACTCCCTGAATATGGACTATTGCGTCAATGGCATG GCTCCCAGCTCACCATCAGGTTCTCTAAATATGTCAAGTCCGGTCGATTACAATAGTTATTCGCCACAGGAGTCTTACTCTTCGTCGTGTTACAACTCTCCGAACAGGATGGACTCGAGTTATGGGTTTGTTCCAGAGCACTACCACTACCAGCACTGTAACCTCCAGCACTGCTACTGCCTGTCCCATTGGTCGGGTACACAGGAGAGCATCTCCACTCCAGAATACGCTATTTATGGCACAACAGACTGTGCACACGCCTCGCCTGTGGATGCCAACTATTTCAGGCGGGAATTGTCAAGTTCAGAGATGTGCTACCTTTAA
- the linc.pou2af1 gene encoding colorectal cancer associated 2 isoform X2, translating to MKSQSLASQDVCVSSSLPGHYFDYFPQEMNSNGSFQPRAFPDSNVQMESFDNQQLISMMMPNETYSSGIMYPATSTKLWPQENHSLNMDYCVNGMAPSSPSGSLNMSSPVDYNSYSPQESYSSSCYNSPNRMDSSYGFVPEHYHYQHCNLQHCYCLSHWSGTQESISTPEYAIYGTTDCAHASPVDANYFRRELSSSEMCYL from the exons ATG AAATCCCAGAGCTTGGCGAGTCAGGATGTTTGCGTCTCCTCCTCCTTGCCAG GCCATTATTTTGATTATTTCCCTCAAGAGATGAATTCCAACGGCAGCTTTCAGCCGCGGGCCTTTCCAGACAGCAACGTTCAGATGGAAAGCTTCGATAATCAACAATTGATAAGCATGATGATGCCCAACGAGACCTACAGCAGTGGTATTATGTATCCCGCTACTTCAACAAAACTTTGGCCCCAGGAAAATCACTCCCTGAATATGGACTATTGCGTCAATGGCATG GCTCCCAGCTCACCATCAGGTTCTCTAAATATGTCAAGTCCGGTCGATTACAATAGTTATTCGCCACAGGAGTCTTACTCTTCGTCGTGTTACAACTCTCCGAACAGGATGGACTCGAGTTATGGGTTTGTTCCAGAGCACTACCACTACCAGCACTGTAACCTCCAGCACTGCTACTGCCTGTCCCATTGGTCGGGTACACAGGAGAGCATCTCCACTCCAGAATACGCTATTTATGGCACAACAGACTGTGCACACGCCTCGCCTGTGGATGCCAACTATTTCAGGCGGGAATTGTCAAGTTCAGAGATGTGCTACCTTTAA
- the LOC115141714 gene encoding POU domain class 2-associating factor 1 isoform X2: MPKQCPLERYNMAAGLGTGPMQINSRSQGALLPTYELPLTTHNTHTVGVLNNNLPSYAQLGTSGFEVASSLSSDSSTVNDVGLCAGWIAQPAATALQPMNHWSYPEYLQQHDPTTSTTTTLPLTTDTYMQPMCPSYTVVGPSSMLTYTHTPLFTNFGTLAPTSTALPQVDLQDSVLTYIPWAQPLTTIPSSGVQFASHPATLAGSQLLPMSMPVTPTMPQQDPQPQPLEQHPAGAEEPNPLEKLLEDQDQDDKYTYVNSSSIFIPGV; this comes from the exons ATGCCAAAACAGTGCCCCCTAGAGCG TTACAACATGGCTGCAGGGCTGGGCACGGGGCCTATGCAAATCAACTCAAGGAGCCAAGGAGCCCTCTTACCAACCTATGAATTACCTctgacaacacacaacacacacaca GTTGGGGTACTAAACAACAACTTGCCTTCATATGCACAGCTTG GGACTTCCGGGTTTGAAGTGGCTAGTAGCCTATCCAGTGACTCCTCCACAGTCAATGATGTCGGCCTCTGTGCAGGTTGGATAGCCCAGCCTGCAGCTACTGCTCTCCAGCCCATGAACCATTGGTCTTACCCAGAGTACCTCCAGCAGCATGACCCCACCacctcaaccaccaccaccctgccCCTCACCACTGACACGTACATGCAGCCCATGTGTCCCAGCTACACCGTGGTGGGCCCATCCTCCAtgctcacctacacacacacgccTCTCTTTACCAACTTCGGG ACCCTAGCACCAACATCCACAGCCCTACCACAAGTGGACCTCCAGGACTCGGTGCTGACTTATATCCCGTGGGCCCAGCCGCTAACCACCATCCCTTCATCAGGTGTGCAGTTTGCCTCTCACCCTGCCACTCTGGCTGGGTCTCAGCTGCTTCCGATGTCCATGCCAGTGACCCCCACCATGCCCCAGCAGgaccctcagccccagcccctGGAGCAGCACCCTGCTGGGGCTGAAGAACCCAACCCTCTGGAGAAACTTCTGGAGGACCAAGATCAGGATGACAAATACACATATGTGAACAGTTCCTCAATCTTCATCCCCGGTGTCTAA
- the LOC115141714 gene encoding POU domain class 2-associating factor 1 isoform X3 gives MHWKKSPSSGQPDEKPYQGVRVRDPVKELLRRKRGLLLHNAKTVPPRAVGVLNNNLPSYAQLGWIAQPAATALQPMNHWSYPEYLQQHDPTTSTTTTLPLTTDTYMQPMCPSYTVVGPSSMLTYTHTPLFTNFGTLAPTSTALPQVDLQDSVLTYIPWAQPLTTIPSSGVQFASHPATLAGSQLLPMSMPVTPTMPQQDPQPQPLEQHPAGAEEPNPLEKLLEDQDQDDKYTYVNSSSIFIPGV, from the exons ATGCACTGGAAGAAAT CTCCTTCCTCAGGGCAGCCTGATGAAAAGCCATACCAAGGAGTGCGAGTCCGAGACCCAGTCAAAGAGTTGCTGAGGAGGAAACGAGGACTGCTTCTCCACAATGCCAAAACAGTGCCCCCTAGAGCG GTTGGGGTACTAAACAACAACTTGCCTTCATATGCACAGCTTG GTTGGATAGCCCAGCCTGCAGCTACTGCTCTCCAGCCCATGAACCATTGGTCTTACCCAGAGTACCTCCAGCAGCATGACCCCACCacctcaaccaccaccaccctgccCCTCACCACTGACACGTACATGCAGCCCATGTGTCCCAGCTACACCGTGGTGGGCCCATCCTCCAtgctcacctacacacacacgccTCTCTTTACCAACTTCGGG ACCCTAGCACCAACATCCACAGCCCTACCACAAGTGGACCTCCAGGACTCGGTGCTGACTTATATCCCGTGGGCCCAGCCGCTAACCACCATCCCTTCATCAGGTGTGCAGTTTGCCTCTCACCCTGCCACTCTGGCTGGGTCTCAGCTGCTTCCGATGTCCATGCCAGTGACCCCCACCATGCCCCAGCAGgaccctcagccccagcccctGGAGCAGCACCCTGCTGGGGCTGAAGAACCCAACCCTCTGGAGAAACTTCTGGAGGACCAAGATCAGGATGACAAATACACATATGTGAACAGTTCCTCAATCTTCATCCCCGGTGTCTAA
- the LOC115141714 gene encoding POU domain class 2-associating factor 1 isoform X4: MPKQCPLERYNMAAGLGTGPMQINSRSQGALLPTYELPLTTHNTHTVGVLNNNLPSYAQLGWIAQPAATALQPMNHWSYPEYLQQHDPTTSTTTTLPLTTDTYMQPMCPSYTVVGPSSMLTYTHTPLFTNFGTLAPTSTALPQVDLQDSVLTYIPWAQPLTTIPSSGVQFASHPATLAGSQLLPMSMPVTPTMPQQDPQPQPLEQHPAGAEEPNPLEKLLEDQDQDDKYTYVNSSSIFIPGV; encoded by the exons ATGCCAAAACAGTGCCCCCTAGAGCG TTACAACATGGCTGCAGGGCTGGGCACGGGGCCTATGCAAATCAACTCAAGGAGCCAAGGAGCCCTCTTACCAACCTATGAATTACCTctgacaacacacaacacacacaca GTTGGGGTACTAAACAACAACTTGCCTTCATATGCACAGCTTG GTTGGATAGCCCAGCCTGCAGCTACTGCTCTCCAGCCCATGAACCATTGGTCTTACCCAGAGTACCTCCAGCAGCATGACCCCACCacctcaaccaccaccaccctgccCCTCACCACTGACACGTACATGCAGCCCATGTGTCCCAGCTACACCGTGGTGGGCCCATCCTCCAtgctcacctacacacacacgccTCTCTTTACCAACTTCGGG ACCCTAGCACCAACATCCACAGCCCTACCACAAGTGGACCTCCAGGACTCGGTGCTGACTTATATCCCGTGGGCCCAGCCGCTAACCACCATCCCTTCATCAGGTGTGCAGTTTGCCTCTCACCCTGCCACTCTGGCTGGGTCTCAGCTGCTTCCGATGTCCATGCCAGTGACCCCCACCATGCCCCAGCAGgaccctcagccccagcccctGGAGCAGCACCCTGCTGGGGCTGAAGAACCCAACCCTCTGGAGAAACTTCTGGAGGACCAAGATCAGGATGACAAATACACATATGTGAACAGTTCCTCAATCTTCATCCCCGGTGTCTAA
- the LOC115141714 gene encoding POU domain class 2-associating factor 1 isoform X1 — protein sequence MHWKKSPSSGQPDEKPYQGVRVRDPVKELLRRKRGLLLHNAKTVPPRAVGVLNNNLPSYAQLGTSGFEVASSLSSDSSTVNDVGLCAGWIAQPAATALQPMNHWSYPEYLQQHDPTTSTTTTLPLTTDTYMQPMCPSYTVVGPSSMLTYTHTPLFTNFGTLAPTSTALPQVDLQDSVLTYIPWAQPLTTIPSSGVQFASHPATLAGSQLLPMSMPVTPTMPQQDPQPQPLEQHPAGAEEPNPLEKLLEDQDQDDKYTYVNSSSIFIPGV from the exons ATGCACTGGAAGAAAT CTCCTTCCTCAGGGCAGCCTGATGAAAAGCCATACCAAGGAGTGCGAGTCCGAGACCCAGTCAAAGAGTTGCTGAGGAGGAAACGAGGACTGCTTCTCCACAATGCCAAAACAGTGCCCCCTAGAGCG GTTGGGGTACTAAACAACAACTTGCCTTCATATGCACAGCTTG GGACTTCCGGGTTTGAAGTGGCTAGTAGCCTATCCAGTGACTCCTCCACAGTCAATGATGTCGGCCTCTGTGCAGGTTGGATAGCCCAGCCTGCAGCTACTGCTCTCCAGCCCATGAACCATTGGTCTTACCCAGAGTACCTCCAGCAGCATGACCCCACCacctcaaccaccaccaccctgccCCTCACCACTGACACGTACATGCAGCCCATGTGTCCCAGCTACACCGTGGTGGGCCCATCCTCCAtgctcacctacacacacacgccTCTCTTTACCAACTTCGGG ACCCTAGCACCAACATCCACAGCCCTACCACAAGTGGACCTCCAGGACTCGGTGCTGACTTATATCCCGTGGGCCCAGCCGCTAACCACCATCCCTTCATCAGGTGTGCAGTTTGCCTCTCACCCTGCCACTCTGGCTGGGTCTCAGCTGCTTCCGATGTCCATGCCAGTGACCCCCACCATGCCCCAGCAGgaccctcagccccagcccctGGAGCAGCACCCTGCTGGGGCTGAAGAACCCAACCCTCTGGAGAAACTTCTGGAGGACCAAGATCAGGATGACAAATACACATATGTGAACAGTTCCTCAATCTTCATCCCCGGTGTCTAA